In Laspinema palackyanum D2c, the genomic stretch AGATGGAGAGATTATAAGGTTAAATTTGGGTTAGGTCGCAGTGTTAAATTCGGGTTAGTCGCAGAGTCCGGCGGGGGTTTAAACCCCCGCCTAATAGCTAAAGTCGGATGAATCCGACTGAAGAAAATGTTGGCGGTTTAGGTTCCAAAGAATAATAGTAGAGTTTTGAAGAAGGTTTAATAAATTTAATAAGAAAAAGAGTTTTTTTTAGGTGACTTTCAAGGATACCCTATCGGACTGCAATCCCAAAAAAATCTAATTTTCCTAATAAATCTCCCTTAATCTTGTTCATTTTTGCAGTCGGTTTTAACCGACTTTAGCTATGAGGCGGGGGTTTAAACCCCCGCCGGACTCTGCTACTTACCGAATTAAGCTGAGGGTTCTAGTTCGGGGACTTGTTCTGGTTGCAAGGGTTCGATCGCCCCTGCATGATCCGGACTTAATTTCGGCATATTTTCATACCGCCGATTATCTTCCGATGAGGAAGATAGATCGTCTCCGGAATTACTGTCCGGTAGCCATTTGATGAAGATTAACGGTAACAGGGTGGTGAGGTTGGTAATTACCACTAACAGCCAGAGTTTGTCAAAGTTGGTTTCTGTCACTCCCAACAGATGCATCAGCAATGCACCTTCTTCGTATGACAGCAGTCCCGCTAGGTTGGTGACGGACATCAGGAGGGCAAATAAGGTGGCTTCCACTCCTGGGGGGCAAAGTCTGGCAGCGAGGACTAGGACTGGCATATAGGCGATTTGTCCCATGACGGTGAGAATCAAGCTATCGCCGATGCTAAACCAATGGTCATCGATGCCGATCGCCCGGTTGGTATGGGTCACCAGTAACAAGGTTGTCATCCCTAACACCGCAGAAAGCAGGGTGGACCACCGGAAGATTGTGCGAAAGGGAATGGTTTTAAAAAAGCGTTGGAACAGCCAAATCCCTACGAGGGATGCCAGACTGGTAACCAGTCGCACTTTCCCTAAAAATTCAGGATGAAATCCCAGTTCGTTGGTGGTGAAGTAAAAGAAGGCGGAATCACTCGATGGGGTTGCCTGCCAGATAAAGAGGAAGGCGGTGGGTAACCAAATCGCTTTTTGCCCGATCGCCCGTTTGAGTTGCATCACTTGTTCTTTGACTTGCACCAACCCCGTCGCATCCTCCTCCACTCGTTCCTCGGCGATCAACCAGGCAACGGCGGAGACGATGGGAGGAAAGGTTGCCGTCATTAAAAACACCGTTTGGGTGCTGAAATGTTCCAGCAGGGAACCGCTTAAATAGGCGGTAATCAATCCGCCGACTGCGGAGGAACCCCAACACAAGGATTGCAGGGACCCGGCATTACTCAGGGTCTCTTGTCTTGCTCGTTCGACAACGAGGGAATCTACAATCACGTCGCTAACAGCAACAGACAGAGAACTGAGCAACATTAAGGCAGTGGCTTTCCATCCCGTATCCACTACGGTTGCCATGCCAATCCAGGCAACTGCGCCAAATATCCCCGACAGAATGAGATAGGGTCGTCGGCGATACCCAAAAATGGGTAACCCATCGGACATAAATCCAAATAGGGGTTTGACAATCCAGGGTAAGGCGGCAATCCCCATTAAGGCTGAAACTTCGGCAGGACCTAGCCCGAGTTCGTCTTTTAGGAAGAAACTCACGGCTAAGCGCGCTAATCCTAGG encodes the following:
- a CDS encoding folate/biopterin family MFS transporter is translated as MLTSPTNGAKIKTLIKEKLLFGNEPTPELVAILLVYFVQGILGLARLAVSFFLKDELGLGPAEVSALMGIAALPWIVKPLFGFMSDGLPIFGYRRRPYLILSGIFGAVAWIGMATVVDTGWKATALMLLSSLSVAVSDVIVDSLVVERARQETLSNAGSLQSLCWGSSAVGGLITAYLSGSLLEHFSTQTVFLMTATFPPIVSAVAWLIAEERVEEDATGLVQVKEQVMQLKRAIGQKAIWLPTAFLFIWQATPSSDSAFFYFTTNELGFHPEFLGKVRLVTSLASLVGIWLFQRFFKTIPFRTIFRWSTLLSAVLGMTTLLLVTHTNRAIGIDDHWFSIGDSLILTVMGQIAYMPVLVLAARLCPPGVEATLFALLMSVTNLAGLLSYEEGALLMHLLGVTETNFDKLWLLVVITNLTTLLPLIFIKWLPDSNSGDDLSSSSEDNRRYENMPKLSPDHAGAIEPLQPEQVPELEPSA